GCGCATTCTTTAGATTCGTAAGTAACACAGTTTGGTTCAGAGAGGAGTAACGTGGGCATGGATCAGAACATCAAGCAAGCGATACTTAAGGGAGAGACATCACTGGGTATCGAATTTGGGTCCACACGTATCAAGGCCGTCCTGATTAATGAGGGATTCGAGACGGTTGCATCCGGAAGTTATGAGTGGGAGAACCTGCTGGAAGGCGGGTACTGGACGTATCCCCTCACCGATATCATCAATGGGCTGCAAGCGGCTTACCGTGAGATGAAGCAGGAGGTTGCACAGAAATACGGGGTTACGGTTACTACTGTCGGTTCGATCGGATTCTCAGCAATGATGCATGGATATATGGCCTTTGACAGCGCGGGCGAGCTGCTGGTTCCGTTCCGGACCTGGCGTAATGCTACAACCGGTGCGGCGGCCAAGGAATTAACAGAGCTGTTCCAGTTCAATATTCCGGAGCGCTGGACCATTGCCCACCTATATCAGGCTATTCTGAACGGGGAAGAGCATGTTCCACAGGCAACGTTCGTAACGACGCTGGGCGGATACATCCATTGGCTGCTCACCGGCAGCAAGGCGATCGGGATTGGCGATGCCTCCGGGGTCTTCCCTATAGATGAGGCTTCGCAGAATTACCATCCGGCTATGGTCAGCCAGTTCGATGAGCTGATTGCCGCTAAGAATTACCCTTGGAAGCTGAGTGATCTTCTGCCGGAGGTCTACGCTGCAGGCGAGCAGGCTGGTGTGTTAACAGAAGCCGGAGCGAGACTGCTGGATGAGTCCGGGGACCTGCTGGCAGGCATTCCGCTCTGTCCGCCGGAAGGCGATGCCGGAACAGGAATGGTCGCCACGAACAGTGTCCGCAAACGGACCGGTAATATCTCTGTAGGCACCTCCGTATTCGCCATGATCGTACTGGAGAAGGATCTTACAGCGGTATACCCTGAGATTGACATGGTAACCACCCCGGATGGCAGTCCGGTGGGAATGGTGCATGCCAACAACTGCTCCAGCGATATCAACGCCTGGGTCGGCTTGTTCCGGGAATTCTCGGAGGCGATGGGCTTCAAGGCTGATCCGGCGCAGCTGTTCAGCGTTCTGTTCAATAAAGCGCTGGAGGCGGATGCCGATGGCGGCGGCTTGCTGAGCTACGGTTATTTCTCTGGTGAGAACATCACCGGGCTGGAGAAGGGACGGCCGCTGTTCGTCCGTTCGCCGGAGAGCAGGTTCACGCTGGGCAACTTTATGCGGACGCATTTGTTCTCCGCTTTTGGCGCGCTGAAGATCGGTATGGATATTCTGACCTTGAAGGAGCAGGTGTCCATCGACAGCATTCTGGCGCATGGCGGCTTGTTCAAGACGCCTGTTGTCGGACAGAGAATCGTAGCTGCTGCGATGAATGTTCCGGTCTCTGTGATGGCAACAGCCGGAGAAGGCGGCGCGTGGGGCATGGCGATTCTGGCTTCTTATATGAAGAACAGAGCGCAGCAGGAGCGTCTGGATGATTTCCTCGACCAGAAGGTCTTCAAGGATATCGAAGGCGAGACCATTCATCCGGTTGCGGCGGATGTGAAGGGCTTTGAATTGTTCATGGAACGCTACACGGCGGGTCTGGCGATTGAGCAGGCCGCTGTAGATCATCTCGTAGAGAACGGGGGGAATTAACACATGCTGGAGCAACTGAAGGAAGAGGTATGCGAGGCCAATCTGGAGCTGCCTAAGCACGGGCTGGTCAAATACACCTGGGGCAACGTGAGCGCGGTGGACCGGGCGAGCAGTCTGTTCGTCATCAAGCCGAGCGGAGTCAGCTATGACAAGATGAAGCCGAGCGATATGGTCGTTGTGGACTTCGATGGCAATGTGGTGGAGGGAGAGATGCGGCCTTCCTCGGATACAGCGACCCATGCTGTACTCTACAAGCATTATGCCGAGATCGGCGGCATCGTGCATACGCATTCTACGTGGGCAACCATCTGGGCTCAAGCCGGACTGGATGTTCCGGTTATGGGGACGACACATGCAGACACCTTCTATGGTTCTGTACCATGCACACGGTTCCTGACCCAGGAAGAGATTGACCGCGGGTATGAAGCAGAGACCGGGCATGTGATCATTGAGACTTTTGAACAGCGGGGGCTGGATGTGATGGCGATTCCCGGCGTTCTGCTGAAGGGCCATGCGCCGTTCACATGGGGCAAGGATGCCCACGCCGCTGTTATGAACAGTGTGGTGCTGGAGGAAGTGTCCAAGATGAACCATTTCGCCCGCCAGCTGAATACGTTCGCCGAGGAGCTGCCGCAGCGGATTCTGGACAAGCATTATCTGCGCAAGCACGGCAAGGACGCGTATTACGGACAGAAATAACTGACTTTTACCAAACTAATAGAGAAGAGGATGAATGATATGTCAACAGTAAGCAACAAGCAATTCTGGTTCGTCGTAGGATCGCAGCACCTGTACGGAGATGAAGCACTGGGTGAAGTGAAAGCTCATGCCCAGGAAATGACCGATGCGCTCAACAATAGCGGGGTGCTGCCTTATCCGCTGGTATTGCAGGATCTGGCCGTTAGCGCAGACAAAATCACTTCCATCATGAAAGAAGTGAACTACCGTGACGAGGTTGCCGGTGTAATTACCTGGATGCACACCTTCTCCCCGGCCAAAATGTGGATTCGCGGCACGAAGCTGCTGCAGAAGCCGCTGCTGCACCTGGCTACCCAGTACAATGAGAGCATTCCTTGGGCTACAATTGACATGGACTTCATGAACCTGAATCAGGCTGCCCATGGCGACCGTGAGTATGGCTTCATCAATGCACGTCTGAAGAAGCAGAATAAGGTCGTTGTAGGATACTGGGAACGCCCGGAAGTCCAGAAGCAGATTGCAGAATGGATGGACGTTGCCGTAGCTTATAACGAAAGCTTCAACATCAAGGTTGCCCGCTTCGGCGACAACATGCGCAACGTGGGCGTGACCGAAGGCGACAAGGTAGAAGCCCAGATCCAGTTCGGCTGGACCGTGGACTACTTCGGCATCGGCGATCTGGTAGCTTATGTGAACGAAGTGAAGCAGGAAGAGATCGATGCCCTGTTCGCAGAATATACCAAGCTGTATGCCGTTGATTATGGCAAATACAGTAAGGAAGATTGGGAAGCCAGCGTGAAGGTGCAGGCGAGCTACGAGATTGCCCTTAAGCGCTTCTTGGATGCAGGCGGCTACAATGCCTTCACCTCTAACTTCGAGGACCTGCACGGCATGAAGCAGCTTCCGGGTCTGGCTGTTCAGCGCCTGATGGCCCAAGGCTACGGCTTCGCCGGTGAAGGGGACTGGAAGACTGCGGCCCTGGACCGCCTGATGAAGGTGATGAGCCACAACCTGAATACCGGGTTCATGGAGGATTACACTTACGAAATGGCTGCCGGACAGGAAGCGATTCTCCAGTCCCACATGTTGGAGGTTGATCCGAGCCTGGCCGCAAGCCAGCCGAAGATCATTGTGTCCCCGCTGGGCATCGGCGACCGTGAAGACCCGGCCCGCCTTGTCTTCGACGGCAAGGCAGGCGAAGGCGTCGTGGTATCGATGGCCGACTTCGGCACCCACTACAAGCTGCTGATCAACGAAGTTACCGCCTTCGAGCCAACCGTTCCGGCTCCGAATCTGCCGGTAGCCCGCGTACTATGGCAGGTGAAGCCTAACTTCCAGGACGGAGTCAGAGCCTGGATCGAGAACGGCGGCGGACACCATACCGTCGTATCGCTCAACCTGACTACCGACCAGATCGTTACCTACGCCAAGCTGGTAGGTCTGGAGTATGTAATTATTAAGTAATGAGAGTTACTTGTTCAAGTAACTAGCGGGCAACATGTGAAGAAGAGCGAAGGGGCTATAGGCCTCTTCGCTCTTTTTTAATTGGCAGGTATGGTGAGTGCGGCGGCGGTATGCAAAAGACATCTGCCCGCCCCGCTCACTTCCTATTCCGCGCACGGTATTGCTGCGGCGTGGTGCCGACGATCCGCTTGAACAGGTTGGAGAAGCTGCCGAGGCTGGTGTATCCGACCTGCTCTGCGATGTCTGTGATCCTCAGCTCGGTCTCCTCAAGCAGTTGCTTGGCCTTCTGCAGCCGCTCCTGAATAATCACATCGGAGATCGACAGCCCGGTCTCCTTCTTGAACAGCCGCGACAAGTAGGCCGGGTTCAAGTAGACATAGGCCGCGAGTTCGTCGCGGGTGATCTCTTCGCTCAGGCGGGAGCGGATATACTGCCGGATCTTGGTGACCGTGGTCGAGGATACGTTATTGCTGGTCTGCAATAAGCGCATTACAGCTCGCAGGCATTCCAGCGCCCAATGCTGGAGTGAAGCGGACTGCTTCGGATAATTCTCCTTATCCATCAAGGGCTTCAGCTCGGCTGAGGCGTGTGCGGATAAGCCTTTTTTGGCTAGAACGGTGTTTACAATGAACAGGATGCCGTGGATAAGCTGACGGTGCAGCTCACTTGTCCAGCGGCCGGGCTCAATGCCCGAGAACCACAGCGTCACGCGGCGCTCCAGCTCCTCCAGCTCGCCAAGCTCCAGAAGGGTCGCCCACTCCCCGAAGATATGCATAGGCGCTGCCTGAGGCCCTGGCGCAAGCGGCAGATCTCGGCCATACACCTGATCCTCCGGTCCGAACACCTGACGAGAACGATTCAGGTTGCGTTGTTCCCGCTCCGTGACATCCGTGTAAGCGCTCATGATACCGGACAGAGGGACACCCGCGCTGATGTAGATCGACAGGGAGCAATGCAGCAGCCGCCCGCAGGTATCCAGGAAGTTGCGGCCATTCTGCTCCAGCGTATGCCGGACGGCGTTCATATCACCACGCACGTAGATGACCGCCAGATTATGGCCGACTTGATCCTGCAGCACAGTGCCTTCCAGCCCGCTTAGCAGCAGCTCATCGGCCATGTTGCGCAGTGCATATTCCATAATCGTCTCATCCCGTGCGCTAAGATTCTCCTTCCACTGCTCCAGCCCCAGCAAGGCAAGGAAGTAGCGGTCCCCGGGCTGCAAATCCAGATTGTAGGTGTTCGCCGGAAGGGTGAGCGATTCCAGCACGGGCGCCGCCCGCTGGCTGAGAATATCCTGCCAGAACCGTTCCACCAGCAGGGGAAGCTGATGCTCCCACTGTCTCCGGTACTCCTGGATCAGGGTCTCGAACTGCTGCTGCTCCTTCTGCTTGCTGATCTCGAATAGCGCCTCATGGGAGATCTTCATCAATTCCTCATAGTCTACCGGCTTGAGCAGATAATGGAAGGCACCGTGATAAATCGCGCGCTGGGCATACTCGAAATCGGCATGGCAGGTCAGCATAATCGTCAACGTGCCGGGAGCGGTTTGCTTCACCCAGGCCAGCAGCTCCAGGCCGCTTTTGCCCGGCATTTCGATATCGCAGATCAGCAGATCTACGGGCTTCTGCTCAAGAATAGCAATCGCCTGATCCACGTTCTCCGCCAGACAGACATCCGACACGCTAAGCGCGCTCCAATCCACCCCCTGCTGGAGGCCGAGCAAGGCGAAGTATTGGTCGTCAACGATTAGAACTCTGTACATTGAACGTCACAGCTCCTTTTGAACGGGTAGTCTGATTTCCACAACCGCGCCTGCATCTGGAGCATTGTGGAAGGTAAGCCGTGCCCGGTTGTTGTAGAACATCAGCATGCGTCTGTATACGTTCCATATTCCCAGATGGCGGTCTGTCGGCTTGCGCTCATACACGCCATGATTGAGCATGTCGAGCTGAGCCTCGGAGAAGCCCGGCCCGGAATCGCGGATCTGAATGGCAATGCAGGAGTTGCCGCTCTCCCCAGCTTCTTCACTGACGGTTATGCCAACGTTGAAGGGCTTCGAATTGTTGATGAAGCCATGCTTGATGGCATTCTCGACGAAGGGCTGGATCAGCAGCGGCGGAATCAGTGTAGACTCAAGCTCCTGCGGAAGCTGCACCTCATAAGACAGCTTATTCGGATACATGACCATCTGAATCTCGATATAATTCTGAATATGGCCCAGCTCGCCGCGCAGCGGAATCCAGGCGTCATTGGTATTCATAATGAAGCGGAAGTGGGAGACCAGATGTCCGATCATCTTTTTGATCAGCGCATATTGCTTCAGCTCTACCAGATGAAAGACGATATTCAGGGAATTCATGAAAAAATGAGGATTGATCTGCGCCTGAAGATGCTTCAGCTCGGCCTGCTGCACCTTCATCTGCTCCTCATACACATCAATCTTGAGATTGCCGATCTGCTCGGCCATCTGGTTGAATTGCATTGTAATGATCTGGAATTCCCTGCTGTTGCCGTCCTTCAGCCGGTATTCCAGCTGTCCCTTACCAAGGATACGCATCCCGCTGGTCAATTGCTGGATAGGCTTGAACACCAGTCTGCTGAGCAGAGCCAGCAGGATAACCATCACGAGGATAATGGCAAAGGGAATGACCTTGATGATCCGCTGGAAGATCGGCAGCTCGTCCAGAATCGATTTCTCGTCAAGCAGGAAGAAGACATTCAGATTGGAATACTGCGAAGGCTTGTCAATCAGCAGATAAGAATTGCCGTTGCTCAGCCGGATCGCTGCATCCACCGGACGGTCAGGGCGGCCCAGCTGGGTGCGGATGAGCGCAAGATCTTCACTGGCGAACTGGCCCCAGAGCAATTTACCGTCATTGTCGATCATGCCCACCTGCCCGCTGCCTCCGGTAGACTCCAGCTGGGTCAGCGGCTGGGCCAGGGAATCGATACTGACCAGTACCCCCATGAGAAGCCGTCCGCTCTTGTCCGGCAGCACCTTGAATAGCACCGGCTCGTCGCCGAGGGTCACAGTCTCCCACTTCAGGGAACCCTGGAGATTAGGCGACTTCAGGCGCGAGGACAGCCCGGAGGCAATGACCTCCTTCTCCTGGTAATATTCTCTCTGGCTGCTGAGGAATAACTCGTCCCGGTCCTGATGGTAGACGAAGACACTGCGGATAATAGTGTAGTAGCTGACATCGCTGTACCACTGGTCCATCAGCTTACGGATGGACAGATAATAATTGACGCTGTCGGGACCGCTATCCGAATAGAGCTCCAGCAGCATATTTTCATTGGCGGTACGCAGCAGATAATGGCTGGTCTGCTCCAGCAGCTCATCGAGAGTACCTAAGTGAAGGGTCAACGTGTCCGAAGCAGACTTCGCAACCTTCTCCCGGACAATGTTGGTGGAATAGAGATTGGTGTAGGAGAGAAAGAGGAACAGCGGCGTGACCAGCAGCAGGACAAGGGCACTCACTTTGAATCGCAATGATAGTTTCACAGTCTTCCCCCTTATCCTTAGGTACATTTACACGCTGAGCGGCAGGAAAGGGGAAGGACGGCAGCCGTCCTTCCCCTTAGCTTAAAATATAAGAATTTGTATGTTCCACACGACAACTTATCCTTATATTTCTCGCTGAAACGGGTGCCGTCCTTAAAAGGACGGCATAGTCGTTTCCACTTGTTTGTTTAGGATTGTTTGGCCTTCCAGGCATCGTATTGCTTCTGAACCTCGGCGCGGATCTCTTCAATGCCGTTAGCCTTCAGCTTATTATTGTATTCCGTCAGCACCTTGTCTACTCCCAGGCTGCCCGTTTCCAGCAGCGGGCGGAATTCCTTGATAATATTGCTGACCACAGAGACCTGTGTTTTGACAGCGTCGGTATTGAAGTTGAAGCCGAAGGACTTCACCTTATGGGCACTCTCGTTATAAGCCTTGAACTTCTCCCACTTGTCTGCACTTTCACCTTCCCACAGATAGGTGATGGTCTGGTTGCCGAACATCCATTCAATTCCCGGTGCCCAGCCGGTATCGGCACGGGTAGCAATGCCGTCAGGCAGCTTGATGAAGTTGTCCTTGCCTTCTACCTTGACATACTGCCGTCCCTCTACGCCGAAGTCAATCAGATTGACCAGAACCGGGTCGGTATGCAGCAGGTTCAGCAGCATCATCGTCCGCTCGGGATCAATCGAGGTGCGTCCGATGGCCATCATGGAGTTGCTGACACTGGCTGTGCTGATCTCGGGTTCATTCCCCTTCAGCTTCACCAGCTCAATGCCGGTGGCGATGGAATCTTCCTTGTCCGAGTCCGGTTTGTCTGAACCGAATTTCATCCAGGTCTTGCCGGCCTTGAAAGCGTCTTCAGTACTGGTCTTGGTCGTTGCCGCATCTTTATTGATATAGCCTTTGCTGAACCAGTCGCCGTAGAGCTTCATCCGGTAGATCGCGGTGTCGGACTCCATGGAGCTGATCACCATCTTATCGGTCTTGGTATCCAGGACGATTCCGGCAGGAGCACCTGCCACCAGCTCATAGCGGAAGTTCTCCTTCATGCTCTCTTTGGTCTTGTCGAAGTAGCCCAGGGTATCCGAGCCGCTGCCGGAGAGCCAGATCGGCGCGATGGCCGGTTCCTTCTCCTTGATCGTCTGCAGCCATGGCTCCAGATCCTCCAGCGTCTCAATTGAGTTCACATCGAATCCGTATTTATCCACCAGATCCTTGCGGAACATAATGGTATGGCTCTCGCCGATTTCCTTATTGGTAGGAATCGCATAGATTTTGCCGTCAACGGTTCCGCCGTCAAGGAAGCGGGGATCAAGGGTGTCTTTGATGCCTTGTCCATATTTGGCTAACAGATCATCCAGCGGGAGAAATGCGCCTTTGGCTACGTTATTGGCGAAATCCGCCCAGTTGGGGGCGAAGGTCAGATCGACCTGTTCACCGGATTGATAGGCCAGTGCCATCTTCTCGGCCCAGGAGGACCAAGGGAGTCCCTGGAAGTCAATCTCGGCGTTGATTTTTTCTTTGAGATACTTGTTGATCTCGTCTACAACCGCCTTGGTATCATTTTGCGGGAAATTCCCGACCGTGTAAACTTTCAGCTTGCGGAACGTTGAGGTATCAGGATTCGTGCTGCCTTCCGTGCCTGCTGTTGTAGCTGCTGCTGTCGATTCTGCCTTGGACGGGGCGGATGCACCTGAATTGCCCCCGCCGCATCCGGTAATGCCCAGTATCACGGCGGTTAGGGCAGCAAGCACCGCGCCCGAGCTTCTGGTTGTTCTCATGATTATGAACCTCCTCAATGATAATTAGATCATATATTCTAACCGGCATTTACGCCAGAGCTAGACCAATTAACCTTTGATAGCCCCAATCGTGAGGCCCTTGGTGAAGTACTTCTGGAAGAACGGATAGATGAACAGAATCGGACCAATCGACAGCACGACCATGGCCATCCGCAGACTTTCGGTCGGAACGGATTCCTGTACCATCAGGGCGACACCGGTGCCGGCAAGCTGGGTTTTGAAGAACTCGGCCTGGCGGATCATCTGAATCATGACGTACTGCAGCGAGAACTTGTTGGTGTCATTAATGAATAACATGGAGTTGAACCAGTCATTCCAGTACATCAGCGTAGTGAACAGTCCGATGGTCGCCAGCACAGGCAGGGAGATCGGCAGCACCAGCTGGAAGAAGATCCGCCACTCCGAGGCCCCATCGAGCTTGCCGGATTCAATCATCTCCTCCGGGATCGTCTGCTGGAAGAAGGTACGGGTGATGAAGATATAGAAGGCATTGGACAAGCCGGGCAGAATCAGCGCAACCAGCGAGTCCTTCAGATCGAGATAGTTCACGTACAGCAGGTAGAAGGGGACAAGCCCTCCCGAGAACAGCATGGTGATCAGCAGGTAGAAGTTGAATGTCTTTTTAAAAGGGAAATCCTTCCGGTATAGCGGATACGCATACAGCGCAATCAGCAGCACGGCCAGCACAGTCCCGATAAGGGTAACGGTCAGGCTGACGCCATACGCCTTAACCAGGGTCTCCGAATGCTTGAACAGATATTGGTACGCGGATGCGTCGATATGATCGGGCCAGAACTTGTAACCCTGCAGCGTCAAGGCCTTCTCGTTGGTTAAGGAGATAGCGACAATGAGCAGGATCGGCAGGATACACGCCAGGCTGAAGGCGATGAAGAACACATTCAGAATAATCTGGGCGGTAGTGGAGCCTTTGGTATAAGGGTTGCTTCGGGATGCAGTAGTCATTAAGAATCCTCCGTTTCTAGAAAAGAGCCGTATCGCGGTTCAGCTTACGGGCCAGAGCGTTCGCGCCGATGACCAGGAAGAAGCCGACAACAGATTGATAGAAATTCGCCGCAGAGGACATCCCCAGGTCATTGAGCTGGATCAGGCCCCGGTAGACATAGGTGTCGATGACGTCTGTAGTCGAGCGCAGCGCACCGGAGTCTAGGGTCACATGGTAGAACAGCCCGAAGTCAGAGCGGAAGATACCGCCCATGTTAAGAATCGTGAGAATCACCATGATCGGCGTAAGCAGCGGCAGGGTGATTTTGGTGATCTGCTGCCATTTACTGGCCCCGTCCATCACCGCAGCCTCATACAGCTCCTCGCTGATCCCGGTAATAGCCGCCAGGTAGATGACACTGCCGATCCCGATGGAGTGCCACATTTTGGTGATCCACAGAATGTAAGGCCATGCGTTAGGATGCATATAAGCGTTCACCGAGGAGTAGCCGAACATCGGCAGAATATGCTTGACCAGGAAGCCATACTCCGGGTGCAGGAAGGCATAGACGATGAAGCTGACCACGACCATGGACAGGAAGTTCGGCATAATCATCACGGTCTGGAAGAACTTCGAAGCCAGCTTGTTACGCACCTCATTGATCGCAATCGCCAGTGAGACGGAGAGAATGAGGCCTGAGATGATGAAGACCACATTGTACCCCACGGTGTTGATCGTCACCCGCAGGGCGTCAGAGGTAGCGAAGAGGAACCGGAAGTTATCCAGCCCGGCCCAGGGACTGCCCATAATGCCGTCAATGTAGTTGATGTTCTTGAAGGCAATGAATAATCCGAACATCGGAATATAGCAGTTGATGAAAAAGATAATCGACGTGGGCAGCAGCATCAGCAGCAGCACCCGGTATCGCACGATATTGTGCAGCAGACGGCCGAAACGGCCCTGGGACGGTGTCGCTAGCTTGGTGTTCAAAGCTTGTGGTGCGGGATTTGCCATAAGTTCTAACCTCACTCTACTTGTTCTGGATGAATTTATTATAGTAGAGCGGATGAACGGAATTCTTTCTTACAAATGACTCTGTTTATTCAAAAATGACCTCATTGTGCAAAACTCCTGCTAAGCATTGAGACTTTTTTCACAGATGATTGCTCACATTGCAAGTAATATGTTAGAATATCGGAATGCATTAACGCATCACCAATTTAATACAGTACAAGAGCTATGATTGCTATGGATCACACTATAGCAGGAGCAGCTTCTGGAGAGACTGCGGGGAACCGCAGCGCCGAAGGGTTCACAATCTCAGGCAAAAGGACAGAAGAGTACCGAATTGTATTTTGCCGTGCGGATTAGCCTCAGCCCCGGCAGAAGCTTATTTGGAACTTCTTATGAACCGGGAGATTGGATGACATCCAGTCTCTTTTTTTGCGTATTTTCAGCGTTGTATACATTAAGGGGGAAACAGGAATGGCACAGACAGAATTAAAGCGGGAGCTGGCGAACCGGCATGTACAGCTTATCGCTATCGGAGGTACGATTGGCACAGGGTTATTCCTGGGATCGGGCAAAGCCATTCAACAGGCCGGGCCCTCCATCATGCTCACGTATCTGATCGTGGGAATCGCTGTGTTTTTTGTGATGCGGGCGCTGGGAGAGCTGCTGCTCTCGAAGGCGGGGTATCAATCTTTTACAGACATTGCTGAGGATTACTTGGGGCCGCGCGCGGCCTTCATTACAGGCTGGACCTACTGGTTCTGCTGGATTATGACGGCGATGGCCGATGTGATTGCGGTGGGCGTCTATGTGCAGTACTGGTTCGATATTCCGCAGTGGGTACCGGCCGTGATCTGCCTGATCATTCTGCTCGGACTCAATCTGCTCACGGTCAAAAGCTTCGGCGAACTCGAATTCTGGTTTGCTCTGATCAAGGTGGTTACGATTCTGGCTCTGATCGGCCTGGGCATAGTCCTGCTGGTAATCGGGTTCAAGACGGATGCAGGCTCAGTGTCGGTCCGCAATCTCTGGGAGCACGGGGGCGTGTTCCCGAACGGGGTAAAGGGCTTCCTGTTCTCCTTCCAGATGGTGGTATTCGCTTATGTAGGCGTGGAGCTGGTGGGGGTATCGGCAGCGGAGACGGCGAATCCGGAGAAAAACATCCCATCCGCGATCAACAAAATTCCGCTGCGGATTCTGTTTTTCTATGTAGGCGCGCTCTTCGTACTGCTGTGCATTAACCCCTGGACCCAGCTTAGTGCGGCTGAAAGTCCGTTCGTGCGCACCTTCAGTCTGGTCGGGATTCCGATTGCTGCGGGGATTATCAATTTCGTGGTCTTAACCTCGGCGGCCTCCGCCTGCAACAGCGGGATGTTCTCGACCAGCCGGATTCTTTACAATCTGAGCAGACGGAATCAGGCCTCTCCTCAGCTTGGGAAGCTGAACCGGAATCATGTACCTGCGAATTCCTTGTTCCTCTCCACGCTGGTGATCTCTGCCGGGGCGCTGCTCAGCAAGCTCATTCCGGGTCAGGCCTTCGGCATCGTGACTACGATCAGTGCCATTTGCTTCATCTGGGTCTGGGGCGTTGTGCTGGTCTGCCATATCAAGTATAAAAGGAACCGCCCGGACTTACATTCCGCTTCCAAATTTAAAGCGCCGTTCACCCCGCTAATTAACTATGCCGTCCTGACGCTGTTCGCCGCCATTCTAGTGATCATGCTCTTTGCTGCCGAGACCCGTCCGGCGCTGCTGTTCACCCCGCTCTGGTTCATCCTGCTGTTCGTTCTGTATTCCATTAGAAGCCGTAAGGAGAAAAGTGATCAGGAAATCAGTATAATTAATACATAAACTGATTTCAGGATGAAGAGGGTGCAGCCGCCGCATGAACAAGACAGACCGCATGTTAGCCATCGTACTGGAGCTGCAGCGCAAAGGGGTCGTACGGGCAGAGGATCTGGCGTCCGTCTTCGAGACTAGCGTAAGAACCATCTACCGCGATATCCAGGCGCTTAGTGAAGCCGGAGTGCCGGTGGTAGGAGCTACGGGTCAGGGATATTCACTGGTAAAAGGGTATTTCCTGCCCCCGGTCAGCTTCACCGCCGAGGAGGCAGTGACCCTGCTGATCGGGACGGATTTCGTGGAGCAGCGGTTCGATACGGAGTATGGTAACCGGGCCTCTGCAGCAGGCAGGAAGATTGAAGCGATTCTGCCGGGTGATATCAAGGAGAATGCCGCCCGGCTCCGCCAGAGCATCCTGCTGCTGAGTACCAGTAAAGATAAGCTGCAAGGACAGGAGAAGGAGTACATGGAGCAGATCCGCCGCGCGATTCTGGAGCAGCGGAAGATCGGCTTTGGGTATACAAAGGGCAGACAGGAAGCTGACGGAAGTCACCGCAGTGTCCGAACCGCCTCGCCGTATGGACTTGTCTTGAACAGAGGCGCATGGACCCTGGTCGCCTGGTGCGGACTGCGGCAAGAAATCCGTCATTTCCGGTTATCCAGAATGAGCGGGCTTACCATTCTGGATGACCGGTTCGAAGTGCCTGCGGATTTCGATCTGCACGAGTACCAGCCGGAGGATGACCGCCATGTGCGCGTGTGCATTTTGGTGCATCCCGAGATAGCTGACAAGGCTGCTGAATCGAATAACTTTTATCTGGAGGCAATGGAGGACCAGGCAGACGGCAG
The sequence above is a segment of the Paenibacillus sp. FSL R7-0204 genome. Coding sequences within it:
- a CDS encoding response regulator transcription factor — encoded protein: MYRVLIVDDQYFALLGLQQGVDWSALSVSDVCLAENVDQAIAILEQKPVDLLICDIEMPGKSGLELLAWVKQTAPGTLTIMLTCHADFEYAQRAIYHGAFHYLLKPVDYEELMKISHEALFEISKQKEQQQFETLIQEYRRQWEHQLPLLVERFWQDILSQRAAPVLESLTLPANTYNLDLQPGDRYFLALLGLEQWKENLSARDETIMEYALRNMADELLLSGLEGTVLQDQVGHNLAVIYVRGDMNAVRHTLEQNGRNFLDTCGRLLHCSLSIYISAGVPLSGIMSAYTDVTEREQRNLNRSRQVFGPEDQVYGRDLPLAPGPQAAPMHIFGEWATLLELGELEELERRVTLWFSGIEPGRWTSELHRQLIHGILFIVNTVLAKKGLSAHASAELKPLMDKENYPKQSASLQHWALECLRAVMRLLQTSNNVSSTTVTKIRQYIRSRLSEEITRDELAAYVYLNPAYLSRLFKKETGLSISDVIIQERLQKAKQLLEETELRITDIAEQVGYTSLGSFSNLFKRIVGTTPQQYRARNRK
- a CDS encoding xylulokinase; its protein translation is MDQNIKQAILKGETSLGIEFGSTRIKAVLINEGFETVASGSYEWENLLEGGYWTYPLTDIINGLQAAYREMKQEVAQKYGVTVTTVGSIGFSAMMHGYMAFDSAGELLVPFRTWRNATTGAAAKELTELFQFNIPERWTIAHLYQAILNGEEHVPQATFVTTLGGYIHWLLTGSKAIGIGDASGVFPIDEASQNYHPAMVSQFDELIAAKNYPWKLSDLLPEVYAAGEQAGVLTEAGARLLDESGDLLAGIPLCPPEGDAGTGMVATNSVRKRTGNISVGTSVFAMIVLEKDLTAVYPEIDMVTTPDGSPVGMVHANNCSSDINAWVGLFREFSEAMGFKADPAQLFSVLFNKALEADADGGGLLSYGYFSGENITGLEKGRPLFVRSPESRFTLGNFMRTHLFSAFGALKIGMDILTLKEQVSIDSILAHGGLFKTPVVGQRIVAAAMNVPVSVMATAGEGGAWGMAILASYMKNRAQQERLDDFLDQKVFKDIEGETIHPVAADVKGFELFMERYTAGLAIEQAAVDHLVENGGN
- the araA gene encoding L-arabinose isomerase; the encoded protein is MSTVSNKQFWFVVGSQHLYGDEALGEVKAHAQEMTDALNNSGVLPYPLVLQDLAVSADKITSIMKEVNYRDEVAGVITWMHTFSPAKMWIRGTKLLQKPLLHLATQYNESIPWATIDMDFMNLNQAAHGDREYGFINARLKKQNKVVVGYWERPEVQKQIAEWMDVAVAYNESFNIKVARFGDNMRNVGVTEGDKVEAQIQFGWTVDYFGIGDLVAYVNEVKQEEIDALFAEYTKLYAVDYGKYSKEDWEASVKVQASYEIALKRFLDAGGYNAFTSNFEDLHGMKQLPGLAVQRLMAQGYGFAGEGDWKTAALDRLMKVMSHNLNTGFMEDYTYEMAAGQEAILQSHMLEVDPSLAASQPKIIVSPLGIGDREDPARLVFDGKAGEGVVVSMADFGTHYKLLINEVTAFEPTVPAPNLPVARVLWQVKPNFQDGVRAWIENGGGHHTVVSLNLTTDQIVTYAKLVGLEYVIIK
- a CDS encoding L-ribulose-5-phosphate 4-epimerase yields the protein MLEQLKEEVCEANLELPKHGLVKYTWGNVSAVDRASSLFVIKPSGVSYDKMKPSDMVVVDFDGNVVEGEMRPSSDTATHAVLYKHYAEIGGIVHTHSTWATIWAQAGLDVPVMGTTHADTFYGSVPCTRFLTQEEIDRGYEAETGHVIIETFEQRGLDVMAIPGVLLKGHAPFTWGKDAHAAVMNSVVLEEVSKMNHFARQLNTFAEELPQRILDKHYLRKHGKDAYYGQK